A DNA window from Phragmites australis chromosome 11, lpPhrAust1.1, whole genome shotgun sequence contains the following coding sequences:
- the LOC133885150 gene encoding NRR repressor homolog 1-like produces the protein MDGTKAGREKPLSAGSDADAVPSSPRAVRQTPLSEAPAAGGLENAGGGEEEDDEQVERFYALLANIRALRGAYSAAADIGTDGGEAHCGGARKRLTGAEPPWRPAFRLEDFEDAADAETKRRKDSSLSTGKQRADDEECSEAHACRAASSSPPVGEDLQIFHSKKTSWQQENA, from the coding sequence ATGGACGGCACCAAGGCGGGTAGAGAGAAGCCTTTATCGGCCGGCAGCGACGCTGATGCCGTGCCGTCATCCCCGCGAGCGGTCCGACAAACGCCGTTGTCCGAAGCGCCCGCGGCGGGAGGCCTGGAgaacgccggcggcggcgaggaggaggacgacgagcaGGTGGAGAGGTTCTACGCGCTGCTGGCCAACATCAGGGCCTTGAGGGGCGCGTACAGCGCCGCCGCCGACATTGGCACAGATGGTGGCGAGGCACACTGCGGTGGGGCGAGAAAGCGGTTGACGGGCGCGGAGCCGCCGTGGAGGCCGGCGTTCAGGCTGGAGGACTTCGAGGACGCCGCCGACGCTGAGACGAAGCGGAGAAAGGACTCGTCGCTGTCAACGGGGAAGCAGCGAGCGGACGACGAGGAGTGCTCGGAAGCCCATGCCTGTCGAGCcgcctcgtcgtcgccgccggtcGGCGAGGATTTACAGATCTTTCACAGCAAGAAAACATCGTGGCAGCAAGAAAATGCATAA